The nucleotide window CTACAAACAGCGCGGCGCGGGACCCGGGCCGGCGTGAGGAACGGGGACGGGCCGGTGCGGGACGAAGAGCGCGGCACACGGGAACTCCCCGCCGGGGGCGAAGGCGGCCCGGGCGGGCCCCGGCACCTGGCGGAGGGCGTCGACGGCATTCCCGAGCAGCAGGCCCGGCCGCATCCGGAGGACATCGGTCCGCCGGCGGCCGGGGCCTCTCGGGGCGGACCGATCGACGAGGACGGGCGCGAAGCGCCCTCCGGCAGTGACGGGCGACACGATCCAGACGTTGCCGCGCAGTGGGGGTCCCCCCGGACGGAGTCTGGGGGGACGTCCCTGGAAGGGCGGCGGCGGGTGACGGGCGGGATCATGGGCGAGCAGCAGCACGAGCACGAACGAAATGCCGACAACGGCGCGTCGGGAGCACCGCACGACCCGCACAACCGGAGCGGGGCGCGGGCCAAGTTCATCGAGCTGCGCGAGCTGGACGCCACCAGCCGGGAGTACGCGGAACTGCGCAATCAGCTGGTCCGCATGCACCTGCCGCTCGTGGAGCACCTCGCGCGCCGGTTCCGCAACCGCGGCGAGCCGCTGGACGACCTCACGCAGGTCGCGACCATCGGCCTGATCAAGTCGGTCGACCGCTTCGACCCGGAGCGCGGTGTCGAGTTCTCGACGTACGCGACCCCGACGGTCGTCGGCGAGATCAAGCGGCACTTCCGGGACAAGGGCTGGGCGGTGCGCGTGCCGCGCCGGCTTCAGGAGCTGCGGCTCGCGCTGACCACGGCGACCGCGGAGCTGTCGCAGCAGCACGGCCGTTCCCCCACCGTGCACGAGCTGGCCGAGAAGCTGGCCATCTCGGAGGAGGAGGTCCTGGAGGGCCTGGAGTCGGCCAACGCGTACTCCACGCTGTCCCTGGACGTCCCCGACACGGACGACGAGTCCCCGGCCGTCGCGGACACCCTCGGCTCCGAGGACGAGGCGCTGGAGGGTGTCGAGTACCGCGAGTCCCTCAAACCGCTCCTGGAGGATCTTCCTCCGCGGGAGAAGCGCATCCTGCTGCTGCGCTTCTTCGCGAACATGACCCAGTCGCAGATCGCCCAGGAGGTCGGCATCTCGCAGATGCACGTCTCCCGGCTGCTGGCCCGGACACTGGCCCAGCTCCGCGAGAAGCTCCTGGTCGAGGAGTAGGGCACACCCACGGGCCGCGCCCCGGCCCGCACCCCGGCCCGTACGCCCGCTCGCGCCCCGTGAGGGGCGCGGGAACCACGGGACGACTACTCCCGTACGCCGCCCGGCCCGGTGATGCCCAGGGCCCGTGTCGTCTCGGGGTTCAGGATCAGCACCAGGGTCGCGACCGCCACCACCGCCAGGGCGATGCCCCCGGGGATGGCGAGACTGTCGGCCTGGAGCAGGTTGTACGCGACGGGCAGCGCCATGATCTGCGTGATGATCGCGGGCCCCCGGCTCCAGGCGCGCCGCAGCAGCAGCCCCCGGGCGGCCAGCAGCGGCAGCAGGGCGAGCACGATCAGCGTCACCCCTCCGGTGACCGCCTGGCCCCGGTCGTCCGGATGGCCGGTGAGGCCCATCACGAGCAGGTAGACGCCTCCGGCGACCAGCGCGGCCCCCTCCAGCGCGGCGAGTGCGGCCGCCGCGGTCAGCCGCCCGGGGCGGGGCCCGGCGTCGGTGGTCTGCGGGGTGGGATTCTGCTCAGGGCTCACATCCGAAGGGTAGCTCCCGCCCGCCGGGCGCTCCCTGCCCGCCCACGGCCCCGGCGGGCCCGCGCCGGGCGCTCCCGCTCCCACCTGATCCTCACCTCGGTATGGGACGAGTACCCCGCGGTAGGTACGCTGCATCGCATGCGTGCACTTCTCGTGGTCAATCCGGCAGCAACCACCACCAGCGCACGCATGCGTGACGTTCTGATCCACGCCCTGGCGAGCGAGATGAAACTCGAGGCGGTCACCACCGAGTACCGCGGGCACGCCAGGGACCTCGGCCGGCAGGCCGCGGAGAGCAAGGACATAGAACTGGTCGTGGCCCTCGGCGGCGACGGCACGGTCAACGAGGTCGTGAACGGTCTGCTGCACGGCGGTCCCGACCCCGACCGGCTGCCGGGGTTCGCCGTCGTCCCCGGCGGTTCCACCAATGTCTTCGCCCGCGCCCTCGGCCTGCCCAACGACGCCGTCGAGGCGACGGGCGCCCTGCTGGACGCCCTGCGCGAGGGCCGGGAGCGCACGGTGGGCCTGGGTCTCGCCGCGGGCACCCCGGGCAGCGAGGACGAGGCCGTCCCCGCCCGCTGGTTCACCTTCAACGCGGGCCTCGGCTTCGACGCCGGTGTGGTCGGCCGGGTCGAACAGCACCGCGAACGCGGCAAGCGCTCCACGCACTCGCTGTACCTGCGCCAGGCGATGCGGCAGTT belongs to Streptomyces sp. V3I8 and includes:
- a CDS encoding RNA polymerase sigma factor SigF, giving the protein MRNGDGPVRDEERGTRELPAGGEGGPGGPRHLAEGVDGIPEQQARPHPEDIGPPAAGASRGGPIDEDGREAPSGSDGRHDPDVAAQWGSPRTESGGTSLEGRRRVTGGIMGEQQHEHERNADNGASGAPHDPHNRSGARAKFIELRELDATSREYAELRNQLVRMHLPLVEHLARRFRNRGEPLDDLTQVATIGLIKSVDRFDPERGVEFSTYATPTVVGEIKRHFRDKGWAVRVPRRLQELRLALTTATAELSQQHGRSPTVHELAEKLAISEEEVLEGLESANAYSTLSLDVPDTDDESPAVADTLGSEDEALEGVEYRESLKPLLEDLPPREKRILLLRFFANMTQSQIAQEVGISQMHVSRLLARTLAQLREKLLVEE
- a CDS encoding diacylglycerol kinase family protein, which translates into the protein MRALLVVNPAATTTSARMRDVLIHALASEMKLEAVTTEYRGHARDLGRQAAESKDIELVVALGGDGTVNEVVNGLLHGGPDPDRLPGFAVVPGGSTNVFARALGLPNDAVEATGALLDALREGRERTVGLGLAAGTPGSEDEAVPARWFTFNAGLGFDAGVVGRVEQHRERGKRSTHSLYLRQAMRQFFGETHRRRGTITLERAGAEPVDDLVLSIVCNTSPWTYLGNRPVYASPKASFDTGLDVLGLSRMSTGAVARYGTQLLTSSPDRGPHGKHAVSLHDLTDFTLHSKVPLPLQMDGDHLGLRTSVAFTGVRRALRVIV